One window of the Oncorhynchus clarkii lewisi isolate Uvic-CL-2024 chromosome 19, UVic_Ocla_1.0, whole genome shotgun sequence genome contains the following:
- the LOC139374166 gene encoding uncharacterized protein, with product MFCMLWIIFQTMPLLVAAGGQSSGSGEGGGGGNGGVVNVGMVGNAVNPGVMNGLALNGRPFLAQLVPIGALQQSGALPVEQVGAANGMPLQQGQLPQLANGVVPLFAVLPQANGIGGPQASMLMQIIPVGGGNNIQQPAAGGKAGKARVKHSVPFHGMATSTRTNTPLTKVTTGEVEESSGSDSPVNAEVRLSISNLNSILAMVAKFW from the exons ATGTTTTGTATGCTGTGGATCATCTTTCAGACAATGCCTCTCCTG GTGGCGGCTGGAGGACAGTCTTCAGGTAGTGGTGAG ggtggtggtggtggcaatGGAGGAGTTGTGAATGTAGGCATGGTCGGTAATGCTGTTAACCCAGGGGTTATGAATGGGCTTGCCTTAAATGGGCGACCCTTTCTGGCACAG CTGGTCCCCATTGGTGCTCTTCAGCAGAGTGGGGCACTTCCTGTAGAACAGGTGGGAGCAGCCAATGGCATGCCACTACAACAGGGACAGCTTCCTCAACTAGCCAATGGG GTTGTACCATTATTTGCAGTTCTGCCACAGGCAAATGGCATCGGAGGCCCCCAGGCTTCAATGTTGATGCAG ATTATTCCTGTGGGTGGAGGAAACAATATCCAGCAGCCAGCTGCTGGAGGGAAGGCAGGCAAAGCTAGAGTCAAG CATTCTGTCCCTTTCCATGGAATGGCCACATCAACAAGAACAAATACTCCACTG ACGAAGGTGACTACTGGAGAGGTGGAAGAATCCTCTGGCTCAGACTCACCAGTGAATGCTGAAGTGAGGCTGAGCATCTCAAACCTGAACAGCATTCTAGCTatggttgcaaaattctggtaa
- the LOC139374167 gene encoding SPARC-like protein 1 — MKTRLISLWLLASAFAVSVKGKPHDKHEALSKSSHIAKQKDIVPDDVNEGEVLPTFMTFESSSQEQEDEDISYEDNANVNVGPSNEGGVFEVSDSGKRSTPVLLRDKALVDLLQGESEEEEVEEEEEEEEGKIESEETQSEEEEEEEGEEEVGDLEKEEEDEEVVEVDVEAEKEAEKVKAMEDEEESVEDEEKREKEDEEEHVVGDRGVEEEVQVEETDSNTKPEILEDLDYASDSDNTEPLETELEEGKPLAPQFLSNKKVEAEVEEKEEQASKDDEIPTATDDYESQPDIQDAEFTESQEVLGQYKYDSQEKGTNKDADTDTELQETKNSVDLDETHLSVEGGEEKEEKNINKSASHTRGKARKQKKNQRVRKHPLQRDEAPPGEGVPDHQGDEGVKEHYRTTDSAVYKPKRRRAGKWAPLVGMNPVQIRATVDLYPSTRPSLAASLYRPQASAADPCENFRCKHGKTCKLNKEKKPVCVCHEPSACPQSVTDYDHVCGTDNVTYTPCEFFATKCNLEGTKRGHRLHLDYTGVCKFIAPCMTGELVQFPLRMRDWLKNVLLHLYEHDSMSPGFLTPKQRIRVRKIHESERRLHAGDHPIELLAQDFEKNYNMYIYPVHWQFAQMDQHPSDRFLSHSELAPLRVSLVPMEHCTSRFFQECDADKDKHVSFREWTHCFGIKDEDMDVNLLF; from the exons ATGAAGACCCGTTTAATATCCCTTTGGCTATTGGCCTCAGCATTTGCTGTGTCT GTCAAAGGCAAACCTCACGACAAACATGAAGCTTTGTCCAAGTCCTCACACATAGCTAAACAGAAG GACATTGTTCCAGATGATGTCAATGAGGGGGAAGTCCTGCCGACCTTCATGACCTTTGAGTCTAGCAGTCAGGAGCAGGAGGACGAGGACATAAGCTATGAGGACAATGCTAATGTTAATGTGGGTCCCTCCAATGAGGGAGGGGTGTTTGAGGTGTCCGACAGTGGTAAGAGGAGCACCCCCGTCCTGCTGAGAGATAAGGCACTGGTGGACCTCCTCCAGGGGGAGTCAGAggaagaagaggtggaggaggaggaagaagaggaggagggaaagatcGAGTCTGAGGAGACACagtctgaagaggaggaggaggaggagggagaagaagaggtgGGAGACttggaaaaggaggaggaagatgaggaggtggtagaggtggatgtggaggcagagaaagaggcggAAAAGGTGAAGGcgatggaggatgaggaggagtcagttgaggatgaggagaagagggagaaagaggacgAGGAGGAACATGTGGTCGGGGACagaggagtagaggaagaggTTCAAGTTGAAGAGACGGACAGCAACACCAAGCCTGAGATTCTAGAGGATCTGGACTACGCCAGCGACAGCGACAACACAGAGCCTCTTGAAACTGAGCTTGAGGAAGGGAAACCCCTCGCTCCCCAGTTCCTTTCAAATAAGAAAGTGGAGGCCgaggtggaggagaaagaagaacAAGCTAGCAAGGATGACGAAATCCCCACTGCCACTGATGACTATGAGTCCCAGCCAGACATACAAGACGCCGAGTTCACTGAGAGCCAGGAAGTGCTCGGCCAGTACAAGTACGATTCCCAAGAAAAGGGGACCAATAAAGACGCAGACACAGACACTGAACTCCAAGAGACAAAGAACAGTGTGGATCTTGATGAGACACATCTTTCTGtagaagggggagaagagaaggaggagaagaacatAAACAAGAGTGCCAGTCACACCAGAGGCAAAGCCAGGAAGCAGAAGAAGAACCAGAGAGTGAGGAAGCACCCCCTACAGAGGGATGAGGCCCCACCAGGAGAGGGAGTCCCAGACCACCAGGGAGATGAGGGCGTGAAGGAGCACTACCGTACCACCGACAGTGCTGTATACAAGCCCAAGAGGAGAAGAGCAGGGAAATGG GCTCCTCTGGTGGGAATGAACCCGGTCCAGATCAGGGCGACAGTGGACCTCTACCCCAGCACCAGGCCCTCTTTGGCGGCCAGCCTATACAGACCCCAAGCGTCCGCTGCCG ACCCCTGTGAGAACTTCCGTTGTAAACATGGAAAGACCTGTAAACTCAACAAGGAGaagaagcctgtgtgtgtgtgtcatgagcCTTCTGCCTGCCCACAGAGTGTCACTGACTATGATCAT GTATGTGGAACTGACAATGTCACCTACACACCCTGTGAGTTCTTTGCCACTAAGTGCAACCTGGAAGGCACCAAGAGAGGCCATAGACTTCACCTGGACTACACTGGAGTCTGCAAAT TCATAGCACCGTGTATGACTGGCGAACTGGTCCAGTTTCCTCTGCGTATGCGCGACTGGCTGAAGAACGTCTTGCTGCATCTCTATGAACATGACTCCATGTCCCCTGGCTTCCTCACCCCCAAGCAACGCATCAGA GTGAGAAAGATCCACGAGAGTGAGAGGCGCCTCCATGCCGGCGACCACCCCATTGAGTTGCTGGCCCAGGACTTTGAgaagaactacaacatgtacatCTATCCCGTGCACTGGCAGTTTGCTCAGATGGACCAGCACCCTTCTGACAG GTTCCTGTCCCACTCTGAGCTGGCCCCCTTGAGGGTCTCGTTAGTCCCCATGGAGCATTGTACCTCCCGCTTCTTCCAGGAGTGTGACGCAGACAAAGACAAACATGTGTCCTTCAGGGAGTGGACCCACTGCTTCGGCATCAAGGATG AGGACATGGATGTCAACCTGCTCTTCTGA